The proteins below come from a single Miscanthus floridulus cultivar M001 chromosome 1, ASM1932011v1, whole genome shotgun sequence genomic window:
- the LOC136481719 gene encoding DEAD-box ATP-dependent RNA helicase 27-like → MCPAAATTSSAKPSKKRKQPVVAPPESDSEEESVYDTASDDGEEEEERQELESEDEDEEVEEGSEDDEEDEDEDDDESEVEEEEAKEKKEKEKEEEGVKETVKEKKEKKDKKEEEKKAKKDKKQEEKKAKKDKKEDEKMAKEDKKEDEKKAKKSEGSGILSNKLFSELPISELTAKAIREMNYTHLTQIQARSIPHLLEGKDVMGAAKTGSGKTLAFLIPAIELLYHQPFSPRNGTGVIVVCPTRELAIQTHNVAKELMKYHSQTLGYVIGGNNRRSEADQLAKGVNLLVATPGRLLDHLQNTKSFIYKRLKCLVIDEADRILEQNFEEDMKQIFKRLPQNRRTVLFSATQTPEVENFAKLSFEKNEESKEKPVYVGVDDDKSKATVEGLQQGYCVISSEKRFLVLYAFLKKKQNKKIMVFFSSCNSVKFHAELLNFLGIECSDIHGKQKQQKRTTTFFSFCKAEKGILLCTNVAARGLDIPDVDYIVQYDPPDEPKDYIHRVGRTARGEKGKGSALLLFLLPEELKFLIYLKAAKVTLTEYEFNQKNVPNLQSRLENIIGENYFLNQSAKEAYRSYVLAYDSHSMKDIFNVHQLDLQKVAASFCFRNPPKVNLNLDSSAAKHRKKMRRVDGGKRHGISSSNPYGRKDKDSGDKRQFARF, encoded by the exons atgtgcCCGGCAGCCGCGACCACGAGCTCGGCCAAGCCGTCGAAGAAGCGGAAGCAGCCCGTCGTCGCCCCGCCGGAGTCGGACTCTGAGGAGGAATCTGTCTACGACACCGCCTCCGACGatggcgaggaggaagaggagaggcAGGAGTTAGAGAGCGAGGATGAAgacgaggaggtggaggaggggagcgaggatgacgaggaagatgaagatgaagatgatgacgagagcgaggtggaggaagaggaggcgaaggagaaaaaggaaaaggaaaaggaggaGGAGGGGGTGAAGGAGACGGtgaaggagaaaaaggaaaagaaggacaagaaggaagaggaaaagaaggcgaagaaggacaagaagcaaGAGGAAAAGAAggcgaagaaggacaagaaggaagatgaaaagatggcgaaggaggacaagaaggaagatgaaaagAAGGCGAAGAAGAGCGAGGGGAGTGGGATTCTGTCTAACAAGCTCTTCTCGGAGCTCCCCATCTCCGAGCTCACTGCCAAGGCCATCAGAGAGATGAACTACACCCACCTCACCCAG ATTCAAGCTAGATCAATACCACATCTGTTGGAGGGAAAGGATGTGATGGGCGCAGCCAAGACTGGCTCTGGAAAGACTCTTGCATTCCTTATACCAGCGATTGAGCTGCTCTATCACCAGCCCTTCTCACCGAGGAATGGAACTGGAGTTATTGTGGTTTGCCCGACACGGGAGCTTGCTATCCAG ACACACAATGTTGCCAAGGAGTTAATGAAATATCACTCGCAAACTCTTGGATATGTCATTGGTGGTAATAATCGAAGAAGTGAGGCTGATCAGCTTGCAAAGGGGGTCAATTTATTAGTTGCTACCCCAGGCAGGCTTTTGGACCATCTACAAAATACCAAGAGTTTCATATACAAAAGGCTAAAG TGCCTTGTAATTGATGAAGCTGATCGCATACTTGAGCAAAACTTTGAGGAAGATATGAAACAAATATTTAAACGCCTTCCCCAG AATAGGCGGACTGTTCTTTTTTCTGCTACGCAGACTCCAGAG GTTGAAAATTTTGCTAAATTGTCATTTGAGAAAAATGAAGAAAGTAAAGAAAAACCTGTTTATGTTGGAGTCGATGATGATAAGTCAAAG GCTACTGTTGAAGGCTTGCAGCAGGGTTATTGTGTCATTTCTAGCGAGAAAAGGTTCCTGGTTCTGTATGCTTTCCTAAAAAAGAAACAGAATAAGAAGATCATGGTGTTCTTTTCATCATGTAATTCAGTAAAGTTCCACGCAGAACTTCTGAATTTCCTTGGTATAGAGTGTTCTGATATCCATGGGAAACAGAAACAGCAGAAGCGAACTACTACATTTTTTAGCTTTTGCAAGGCAGAAAAGGGTATCTTATTGTGCACTAATGTGGCTGCCCGTGGACTTGATATTCCTGACGTG GATTATATTGTTCAATATGACCCTCCAGATGAACCAAAG GATTACATTCACAGAGTTGGTCGTACCGCACGTGGTGAGAAAGGCAAAGGAAGTGCATTACTACTGTTCTTACTACCAGAAGAATTGAAATTCCTAATTTACCTGAAG GCGGCCAAGGTTACCCTGACAGAATATGAGTTCAATCAAAAGAACGTGCCAAATTTGCAATCGCGCCTC GAGAATATTATTGGTGAGAATTACTTTCTGAACCAGTCTGCCAAAGAAGCCTACAGATCCTATGTTTTGGCATACGACTCTCACTCTATGAAAGACATTTTTAATGTTCATCAACTCGACCTGCAG AAAGTAGCAGCGTCATTCTGTTTCAGGAATCCTCCAAAAGTGAATCTGAACCTGGATAGCAGTGCGGCAAAACATCGGAAGAAGATGAGGAGAGTAGATGGTGGGAAGAGGCATGGCATCAGCTCTTCGAACCCATATGGGAGGAAGGACAAAGACAGCGGTGATAAGCGACAGTTTGCGAGATTCTAG